One genomic window of Branchiostoma lanceolatum isolate klBraLanc5 chromosome 5, klBraLanc5.hap2, whole genome shotgun sequence includes the following:
- the LOC136434401 gene encoding uncharacterized protein has translation MLRDKLKLTINIFLFLGLLWLTNAGYPRLHFAGNFLADTATLNNDPRQFNIHKFNASRDPPCYLNYTFPHCNWNPQGSSDFRFVNCFVKKVCYKDAKCSKFDALVGKRIIGSDDNVAAKMTDLDPFFQMYTAQLWGLVVGVEGAFRGKFKTNTVRDVWQRCKDENCSGDPGTSGYWSSVLTNVTWMEEATDSRFINELRYHEQDNTILNIKFTVDLMHEDPGGNDFALGRVIGTISAVDGSLELLPEFNRMLWWQGPQWLSSGQPSVSAEKNSNVSDFCNAPFYVDIQNSKVVVDLSNSLPTNLEGDLIHKGNLFLVILPNDFSFAMAGGKITDCSALLHQGSNKLGRIPYTNSGFLVNDTGIATFCLIAAAYRSPLMIVREEEPRCPDCPTQCTPVLVEHLDGLYIGPAEDRVFRIPQPKTEIPILDEEDKSEEDEDGKVCWSLTVFAARFGRPKAGVFLSVQQYNRPGVSTGEPADAIEIRAGDCRGHAKATTNAYGIGAFHFKTNEEGLDCSRRPSDREHLFGQLYIYSVTLSDDKSFPPDLLTSTHLYCKLDKKDSYTWHEDIYPILKLYENLYPVMKPLFNLANKMDVKRHLDPLYYTLGLPVENPNHMPVTRDLSPAKRDMVLDWLKPKSRLSVPSPNARLEAIKENLHRALRLEWATIPPYLSAYYSLKDRYNEKIARLLKSIVIEEMKHMSMVANILNYLGQAPILNDPNKPLRFPTHLPGGVMPGLNVELAKFSLDVTHDVFMAVETPECNKNLLKVHHILRGIPHRAPPIEVPKQCLKVEKKFNCDLLCEDIIKKCEESNKDFDNTTIGAVYIHKILCPMVKLYNSTPDLFAPKDDYLKKQVPIPFCVLDICSAIEGIKLIVAEGEGSDPCNPFYEGELSHYYKFKEIWKGRKLKETANSVNDGDEDPFFTPCGKDMTCPKNYSFSGDKIPFQEEGVWPTVVNPNTSKYPPGSRVRILSDSFNQKYVNMMNCLHEVYNGNPGLFSQCYALMTSLTVDAKRLVQTPIHPGGPHGAPTFEWQGSKSTIF, from the exons ATGTTGAGGGATAAATTGAAGCTCACAATCAACATCTTCCTGTTTCTGGGATTGCTATGGTTGACAAATGCAG GCTATCCCCGTCTTCACTTCGCCGGAAATTTCCTCGCCGACACCGCCACCCTCAACAATGATCCTCGCCAATTCAACATCCACAAGTTTAACGCAAGCCGGGACCCGCCATGCTACCTAAACTACACCTTCCCACACTGCAACTGGAACCCGCAAGGCAGCAGTGATTTCCGGTTTGTCAACTGTTTTGTGAAGAAAGTCTGCTACAAGGATGCAAAGTGCTCCAAATTTGATGCTCTAGTCGGCAAACGGATCATTG GAAGTGATGACAACGTAGCTGCCAAGATGACAGATCTGGACCCGTTCTTCCAGATGTACACCGCCCAGTTGTGGGGTCTCGTTGTTGGGGTAGAGGGCGCTTTTCGAGGCAAGTTCAAGACCAACACAGTGAGGGATGTGTGGCAACGATGTAAGGACGAGAATTGTTCTGGAGACCCTGGAACATCTGGGTACTGGAGCTCCGTACTCACAAATGTGACATGGATGGAGGAAGCAACAGACTCCAGATTCATCAACGAGCTTAGGTATCACGAACAAGATAACACTATCctgaacatcaagttcacagtAGACCTGATGCATGAAGATCCTGGGGGAAATGACTTTGCTCTTGGACGAGTCATCGGGACCATTTCGGCTGTGGATGGAAGTCTGGAACTCCTGCCTGAATTCAACAGAATGCTGTGGTGGCAGGGTCCTCAGTGGCTCTCATCAGGCCAGCCGTCGGTATCAGCAGAGAAGAATTCGAATGTGAGTGACTTCTGCAATGCACCATTCTACGTGGACATTCAAAACAGTAAAGTCGTTGTAGATCTCAGCAACAGTTTACCAACCAACCTGGAGGGTGACCTTATTCACAAGGGAAACCTCTTCCTTGTTATTCTTCCAAATGACTTTTCTTTCGCAATGGCGGGAGGAAAGATCACAGATTGTAGCGCTCTCCTACATCAGGGTTCCAACAAGTTGGGGCGTATTCCATATACTAACTCTGGTTTTTTAGTGAATGACACAGGGATAGCAACTTTTTGCTTGATAGCCGCGGCATACAGGAGCCCACTGATGATTGTGAGAGAGGAGGAGCCCAGGTGTCCGGATTGTCCCACACAATGTACACCCGTCCTTGTTgaacacctggatggactgtaCATTGGTCCAGCGGAAGATCGTGTTTTCCGTATTCCGCAGCCTAAAACCGAGATTCCGATATTAGACGAAGAGGACAAAAGTGAAGAGGACGAAGATGGTAAAGTCTGCTGGTCATTGACAGTATTTGCTGCACGGTTTGGAAGACCAAAGGCAGGTGTTTTCCTGAGTGTTCAACAGTACAATAGACCCGGAGTCAGCACAGGCGAACCAGCAGATGCAATAGAAATCCGTGCTGGTGACTGCAGGGGACATGCTAAAGCTACGACAAACGCGTATGGCATAGGTGCCTTTCATTTCAAGACCAATGAAGAAGGGCTTGATTGCAGTCGTCGGCCGTCTGATAGAGAGCACTTATTTGGCCAGTTGTACATCTACAGCGTGACATTGTCAGATGACAAGTCTTTTCCTCCGGATCTCCTGACATCTACGCATCTGTACTGTAAACTGGACAAGAAAGACAGCTACACTTGGCATGAAGATATCTACCCCATTTTAAAATTGTACGAGAATCTTTACCCTGTCATGAAACCACTTTTCAATTTGGCAAATAAAATGGACGTAAAAAGACATCTCGATCCACTGTATTACACTTTAGGTCTGCCTGTAGAGAATCCAAATCACATGCCTGTCACACGTGATCTTTCTCCAGCAAAAAGAGACATGGTCTTGGACTGGCTAAAACCAAAATCAAGGTTAAGTGTACCCTCTCCAAATGCCAGACTGGAAGCTATAAAGGAAAATCTTCATAGAGCTCTTCGACTCGAGTGGGCAACGATCCCTCCTTACCTGAGCGCTTATTACAGTCTTAAGGACAGGTACAACGAAAAGATCGCACGGCTTCTAAAGAGTATCGTAATAGAGGAGATGAAACACATGTCGATGGTGGCAAATATCCTTAATTATCTTGGACAAGCACCAATCCTTAATGACCCAAACAAGCCGCTTAGGTTTCCAACTCATCTTCCTGGAGGCGTCATGCCAGGGCTCAATGTTGAATTGGCTAAGTTTTCTTTGGATGTCACCCATGATGTCTTCATGGCTGTAGAGACACCAGAATGCAATAAGAACCTCCTGAAAGTGCATCATATACTCCGAGGAATACCTCATCGTGCACCCCCTATAGAGGTGCCTAAACAATGCCTGAAGGTCGAAAAGAAATTCAATTGTGATCTACTATGTGAAGATATAATAAAAAAGTGCGAGGAGTCAAATAAGGACTTTGACAATACCACAATTGGTGCAGTCTATATTCACAAAATCTTATGCCCAATGGTCAAACTATACAACTCAACTCCAGATCTCTTTGCCCCAAAAGATGACTACCTGAAGAAACAAGTCCCCATACCGTTCTGCGTCCTTGACATCTGCTCAGCGATAGAAGGAATAAAGTTAATTGTTGCCGAGGGGGAGGGCAGTGATCCGTGTAATCCCTTCTACGAAGGAGAGCTCAGCCACTATTACAAGTTCAAGGAGATCTGGAAAGGGAGAAAATTGAAGGAGACGGCCAACAGTGTCAATGATGGAGATGAAGATCCATTTTTCACCCCGTGTGGGAAAGACATGACTTGTCCAAAGAATTACAGCTTCAGCGGTGATAAAATACCCTTCCAGGAAGAAGGAGTGTGGCCGACTGTCGTGAACCCCAACACGTCGAAGTACCCACCAGGATCGAGGGTTCGCATTCTGTCCGACAGCTTCAACCAGAAGTATGTCAACATGATGAACTGTCTGCACGAGGTTTACAACGGCAATCCTGGCCTGTTCAGTCAGTGTTACGCTCTGATGACGTCTTTGACTGTAGACGCTAAGAGACTTGTCCAGACCCCCATACACCCCGGTGGACCGCATGGTGCCCCGACTTTCGAgtggcagggctcgaaatcaaCAATTTTCTAA